TGGATACCAGGCGTGCCATTGACAGTCGGAGGCCCTTCATAGAACGAGAAGACGTGCTCCGCACTTCGCTCATCGACGGAGCGGCGGAAGATGTTGTTCTCTTTCCATGAGCGCAACACTAAGTGCTCGCGCTCATCGGGAGAAACGGATGTTCGAAGTTCTGGATACACTCTGTTCAATTACGAATAACGAATTACGAATTACGAATTGAATGAAGCTCATTCGTAATTCGTCATTCGTAATTCGTAATTATTTTCTCAGCTTCCACCAAGCGAATAAAGCCCCGGACTGTTGAAGCCCGTACCTTGATACGCTTTCGGCGTTCGGAGAAGAACGCGGGGATGCCTTCCAAGAATCCGGTGAGGCACGCTTTCAGCGTGTGCGTGCGCGTAGCGCGCTTCAGCATCCAGAGGCTGAGCCGTACCACATACCGCCACCAGCCATGCGGAAAGGGCAATATCAGTCCGGCAAACTGGCCAATACTTTTCGCATCTAATCGCACACGGTGGGCCGTCGGAACGTCAATTGTCGATGAACCATAATGCCGGATTGCGACCAACGGAGAATACCAACATTCCCATCCGGTTTCGAGCAGCCGCCAGGCGATTGGGAATTCATCCCAGCTATAGAAGAACGAATTGACAAAATATTCTCCCGGTGCAAACTTCGACACCTCCATCGCTTCCCGCCGGAAACACACGGCACAGCTTGCAAACTGTGCGGAGCGGAATTCCGTGTTCCGAGCGCGATCGGGATTGGCCTGATACATCCAAAGATTAAGTGTCTTTGGATCGTCGGCATTGACAACGGTAAATCCAATTGCTCCGGCTCTCGTGTGCTTCTCGAACACCGAGACTACTTTGAGAAGATCGTCCCGGAATTGAAATGCGGCGTCGTCATCGATGATAAACCACAAGTCCCCCGCCGCACGCTGAAGCAACAGATTGCGTCCTTCGCACGAACCAAGGTTGCGGCCATTGAAAAGCGCCATCACGCGGTTGTCACGTCCTGTCAACTCTCGAAGATACTCGACCGTACCATCCGTCGAGCCGTTATCTCCGATCAGTAGTTCGAACGCTGGATAGTCCTGCAAGAGGACCGACTCCACACACTCTCGTAGGTATGCGAGCCTGTTGCGCGTGATGACGACGACACTGATTTTCGGAGCAGGCATTGTTCCTCAGCGCAGGACGCTGAACTTGCGGCTCACACTGCCATGCTCGGTTTCCGCTTGCAGAAAATAAATGCCGCTGGCAAGTGGCGAAGCGAGCCGCAGAAACTGCGGACCGGAGAGAGCCTCAGAATGAATTGACACAGCAAGTACATGCCCAAGCACATCTAGAATCCTTAGCGTGAGACTGTGCGCCGTTGACGGCATTGTAATGGAAACACTTGCTGCGGAAGAGCTGGTCGTTACTTCGCCAACCTGGAGCACGGCACCCTGTAATCCCAATAGAACAGCGTTCTTACTCTCATCATAAGGAATGGTGTATAACTGATTTGCAGCAACATCATACATGGTGCGGCGCCGGGAATTCGGATACCGAATGACCAAACTATCCACAACCGTTGCGCTTCCGAGACCGAAGTGATACATGTTGGTATTTTGAGTGCCGGTTGTGCCGCTACCGCCGCCCATCAGATCCCGATAGATCTGCATGCCATGCGCCCAAACGGTGATCGAGGTTCCATACGCATCCATCGGGACCTTGTGCACCGGGTCGCCCTTGAGCCGAACTTCGATCCAGTTGCCGGCACCCGCAATATTGTTTTGAAACAGCTTCACGCCCTGGCTCTTCTTGCCACTCGCCGCGACAATATCCATACGTCCATCATGATTGAAATCCCCACGTGCAGCAGTCCATGACCCGTGAATCAGTGAACCAAGCTGCCACGTGACATCCTTAAGACGGAAGTTGCTGTCTGGCCCCTCGTTCAAATACATCCGCGATGGACGGTACTGCTCGATGAGCGGAAGACCTACGGTATCTCCAACATCATTGTAAGAGTACTGGCAATGCCAAAGATCGAGATACCCATCATTATTCAAATCGAGCCAGATAATGCCGGCATTCATCTCACGAAACTTGAGCCCCATTTGCTGGTGCATGTCCGTAAATTGAAAATCGGGACCGCCACCATTCTTGAAAATGAGCGACGGATTCGAATACTGCCCGCGCTGATCGGGATGACCGAGGTTTCCGACTGCAAGATCCGGCAAGCCATCATTATTGAAATCACCCCAATCACACCCAATACCGTGTCCGAAATAGTTCGGAACAACGGTCTCGGTTCCTTGTACACCCGTCGCGGCACCGACTTCCTCGAAGCTTCCGTCATGCAAATTGTGAAAGAGTAAATCTGGGGCGAGACGGTACGTGGCTACGAATATATCTGGCCATCCATCGCGATCGTAATCACCCGGTGCGGCACCCCAGCAGTCATAGTAAGGATCCGGATCGCCATTGGTAATTTGCGCATCGTCACTGACATCCGTGAAGGTCCCATTCTGATTGTTGTGCCAGAGTTTCTGTGGATGATAGGTCTCATTGCCTTGCGCATCAACGGAACGGCCATTCGCAATGTAGAGATCGAGCCAGCCATCGTGATCGTAATCGAACCAAATCGGCGTAACTGTTGGGTAGGGATTCATCAGGGCGGAATGTGCCGTTACATCGGTAAAAGTCCCATCGCCATTATTTTTGAAGAGCTTGTCACCCGTGCCACCATTGATTGCATAACAGTCGATCAGGCCATCATTATCGAAATCGCCCCATACCGTTGACGAAGCGGCAATATTGATCTTCGAAGAAACGTCTTGGAACGTACCGTCGCCCTTGTTCTGGAAAAACATCGAGCCGATCGCTATGTCATCCCATCCATCACCATTCCAATCAGCGACACTCACCCTATCAGCCAGGACATGTGCACTACCCGAAGCAAGACCAACTTGCGTGGCGACATCGACAAGCGTAGCTGGCGGAGGAGCTTGAGAAGAATCGCCGGCCGGATAATCATAGCGCACCCCGAGCCGAGCCATGTAGTCGCCGCTGGGCAGATACAGAATCCCCGGAATGTTGTAAAAGCCCGAATTGGGCGTCCAGGGATCATACAAAAAAGATGCAACCGGCTTTGTGAGCCCACCACGCGCAATGCAAAGCGCCGGGCCTCCTGTTCTCAAGCGATGCTGCACAACGATGCGATCGTAGCCATCGCTTCGGACATTGCGGTCGCTAATATCGATTGTATCCCAGCCTGTCTTACCATTCGTGGTAAATACGATTGGATCTGTCAATAGATTATGGTCCCAGACATAATGGCTCGGTGGCGTCAGACCTTCGGAGGCATCGCCGGCAAGCCAAATCGTGTCCTGGACCGGCGTCGTGCCGAAGAGATACAGATAAAGCAGGACAACTTTGCAGGGCCCTTTTGGCTGGAGCATGACGCTCTCCTCCCAAAGTGGGTGACCTCCAGTCGCATCATGACCGGAGTAGATCCCACCATCATGCTTAACGGTACAGACTTGTGCCCGCAAACAACCGGCGGCGAGTAGTGCAAAAAGAAACGATAGTACAATTCGCATCGGAGACTCCGATCTAAGAAATATCAGACACTTGCAGTGGCGGCTTCGCTTGTTGCAATGGAGGGAATACCATTCGTCGACATGGAGGTATTCTCCCGGTCTCGTTCAAGCGTTGCAACAAACGTGGAGAAACTCGACAGCAGGGAACGCATGCGGGCCAGCGTTACGTCGTACTCCGTTCGGAGTGTTAGCAACGCTCGCTCCACGCGCTCGTTCTCCATTCGGCCATCATTCAGTTTGCGTGAACGCTCGATCTCGGCTTCTCGGAGGATCAATTCGGCTTCGCGTTTCGCCTGCTCGGTCATCGTGACGGCCGTCTGTTGCGCCGCGGCGAGCGTCTTTTCAATTGTTTGCTCCAGCGCGGTGTAATGTTCGAGCCGTTCCCGCGCGGTCATCAGTGCATCTTCGAGCTCTTTTTTTTCCGTACCAAGCGTCTCGACTTCCATCGAGGCCTGATCCAAAAACGCCTGCACCTCCTCGGGGTCGCAGCCGCGCATCTTCTGTTGAAATTCCTTCTTCTTGATTTCGAGGGCGCTCAGACGCATGATCGTAACGGGTTATGGGTGCCAAATGACGCGCGAAGAGTAACAGCAGACGAGCAACAGGCGTTACTCACTACTCATCGCTCGCAAAAAGTGCGCTGCCAATACGGACAATAGTCGCTCCTTCCTCGATGGCAATTTCGAAATCGTTCGACATGCCCATCGATAGCTCTGTAAAGCTCTTTAATTGCGGTTGCCGTTCCTGAATCTCATTGCGAAGTTCGCGCAGGATGCGGAATTGCGGTCGCGTCCGCCCGAGATCTTCTTCGAGCGACGCCATCCCCATCAGGCCTGCAACGACGAGACTTGGACACGTTTCCACAATTTGAACCACTAAGGCTTGGACATCACGTGGAGCCACGCCCTGCTTTTGCGCCTCACCGCTGATGTTGACCTCGACCAGAATGCGAATGACTCTCTGGTGCTCGGCTGCTCTTTTCGCAAGCTCACGTGCGGTCTCTATCGAATCTATCGATTGAACAGAACTTATGAAGGATGCTATTTGCCGAACCTTGTTCGATTGTAGATGGCCGATAAAATGCCAGCGAATATCAGCCGAAAGCGCGGTCTTCTTTTCTAACAATTCCTGGACGCGGCTCTCTCCAAAATCTCGGAGACCAAGATCATACATTTGCTGAACCGCCGCGATGGATCGGGTTTTCGTAACAGGCAGCAAGCGAACATCTTTGCGCTCACGTCCGGCGCGGCGACAAGCATCCCTGATTCGACTCTCGATAGATCTGAGATTCTGTGATGTCACGTAATCTTCAATCCCGCGGATCAATCCTGGGTATCATTCCCGATCCGTGCAATCTAGTCTGCAACTTATCCCTTCGCCAGTGCCTCGGCGCCGCCGGAAATCTCCAGAATTTCCTTTGTGATCGCGGCCTGACGGGCCTTGTTATAGGTAAGCTGCAATGCGCTAATGAGGTCCCTCGCATTGCGCGTGGCGGAATCCATTGCTGTCATGCGGGCTCCTTGTTCGGCCGCATTGGATTCGAGCAATGCGCGCCACAGCATGGTTTCCAGGTGTCGCGGCACCAGAACATTCAGGATCGAGATCGGGTCCGGTTCGAAAATATAATCCCGCTCGGGCTCGCCTTTACCTTCGACAAAACTCGATGGATCGAGGACTGGCATCAATCGCTCCGCAATTGGCCGCTGCGACACGACGGAGCGGAATTCGTTGAAAAGCAATTCGACCCGGTCGGCCTCATCGCGATTGTACAGATCACTGACAAACAGTGTGATCGAGCGCGCGGTATCGAACTCGAGCTTTGTAAAGATGCCGGGGTATTTGGCTGCGATCTTGTAGCCGCGTTTGGTGAAATAGTCTGTCGATCGGCGTCCGATCGGAACAATCGATAGTCGGCCTGAATCCTTGTGCGCCTGATACAGATCGCGAATGCGGCTCTCCGTAAACTTCAGCAAATTCGAATTGAAGGCCCCAGCGAGACCCCGGTCACTTGTCACCACGATCAGGATCACGCGCTCATCTTTATCCGAACTCCGCCCGGATAGCAATGGTGAGCGCGCCCCTTCGAGGGAGGCGCTGCGAAGCAACTCCTTGAGCAGATGTTCGAGCGCGCGAGCATATGGCCGTGCGGCATTGATGGAATCCTGCGCACGGCGAAGTTTGGCCGCCGCGACCATCTTCATCGCCTGCGTGATTTTTGAGGTGGATTTAACGCCTGCAATGCGCCGACGAATGTCGCGTAATGTCGCCATGGGTAAATGCTGAGTGCTAAGTAATAACTATCTTTTGCTGAGCAGTTAGCACTCAGCACTTCTATCTTCCAAACGTCTGAACGTAATTGAGCATCGCGGGTGGCAAATCGCTGGGAATGCCATCGGAATATTCACCTCGAACATTCGAATAAACCTCCCGAAATCCGCCCTGGCCCACATAATAGGCAGAATACCGTCCGCCTTCGAGCGCGACAAACAAAAATATTGCCGTTTGGTATCCCTTCACTCTGCCTTCCATGACCCAAAGTTGATATTTTCGGTCCTGGCTGACGGTCGAAAAGGCATTTTCAGTGCGATCCGGCTCGCCATAGAGCAGCAGCACGCGCCCCATGTCTGTTGCCACGCCCAAATGATGCTCGGTCCCGTAGTGCTCATTCGCGAACCGAATGCGACGCATATATTCCTCCCGGACCTCGTTGCGAGGCGAGCCAGTCGGATTCCTGCTTTCCCAGAAGCTATCGAGCCAGCGATCAAGTTCAGCACTGGATTGGACCCTCTGCAAATCCTCAAAATCCTGCGCGCTCGCGATATATTTCAGAGCGGCCCAGAGGGAATCCTTCCGAGAAGGCTCACGAATTCCCTCACGGAGAAGATTGAAAGCAAACCCCGCTTCAACTCCTCCCCATGCTTCGAGCGGCCCACCAGAAAAAGGCAGACGCCGAAACTCGGCTGCCAATCGATATTCAAACAGTCCGGACCTCGCAGCGAGCGCACCCCGTAGCCCTGTCTGGAAAGCATCGCTATCCTGACCATTATCAGTCACGAGCAACGCTACATCAGCGAAGATACCGTGGTTGGGATCTGTTTCCGAAATCGGGAATCTGAGACCCAGCGTAAGGCCCTCTGTGGCTGGCTTAGAAAACCCGAAGTGAAATCCTGCTGTCAGATTGAGCGAACTTGTTCGCGCAAAGAAATCGGCATTGGCCATCGCCTGAAACCCGCTTGTGCTGCCTCGATCATAGAGTCCGGCCCCTCCACTGAGTACCAAATCGATTGTCCGCTCGAGCCCCGATGGTGCATAGGGCACAACATTCGTTGTCCGAAACGCCGTACGACCGAGAGAATCGGCGTGTGTACTATCTGCTTGTTGGGCTCGCAGGCAGGTGCCCGAAAACATCACGCCGGAAAGGCAAAAGGAGACGATGAGTCGTTTCGCGCAATTAGTCATCAAAGGACTAACACACGAAGCATTAATTCGGAGCACCCGAGTGGCCGCACTCGTGCGGCCTATTTGAAACTGGCGGCAAAATCGCCGATTGTCTTCTTCAGTTGTTCGGTGATCTCCGGCGTCATTTCCTTCTTATCTGCAATGGCGGTGAGCAATTCGGGCTGCCGAACCCGTATCGCTTCGAGTAGAGCAAGCTCGAATCGGCGAACATCCTCGACTGGGAGCATGTCTAGAAATCCTTGAGTGCCTGCGAACAGGGAGACTACCTGCTCCTCGACCGGCAACGGCTGATACTGGCCCTGCTTGAGAAGTTCGACAAGGCGCTGACCGCGACGAAGCATCTGCTGTGTCGCCTTATCAAGATCGGAGCCGAATTTGGCAAATGCCTCGAGCTCGCGATACTGTGCGAGATCCAAACGCAAAGTGCCGGCAACTTTCTTCATTGCCTTAATCTGGGCACTTCCACCCACGCGTGAAACCGAAATACCAACATTGATGGCAGGGCGGATACCGGCGTTGAAAAGATTCGGCTCGAGATAAATCTGACCGTCCGTAATCGAAATCACATTCGTGGGAATGTATGCAGATACGTCGCCAGCCTGCGTTTCGATCACGGGAAGCGCCGTCAGCGATCCGCCACCGAGTTCGTTCGACAGCTTGCTCGCACGCTCGAGCAAGCGTGAGTGAAGATAAAACACATCGCCGGGGTAGGCCTCGCGTCCCGGTGGCCGGCGAAGCAATAGGGAAACTTCACGATACGCTGCGGCTTGTTTCGAAAGGTCGTCATACACCACGAGCGCATGTCGTCCTGAATCGCGGAAATGCTCGCCAAGTGTTGCGCCGGAATATGGAGCGATGAATTGCAGTGGTGCCGGATCGGATGCTGTGGCAATGATGATCGTTGTGAATGCCATCGCGCCCTGCTCTTCGAGCTTAGTGCGCACGTTCGCAACGGTCGAAGCCTTCTGACCGATCGCCACATAAATACAATAGACGGGCTGGATGCCGCGCTTGGCAGCTTCTTCTGTGTGGGTATACTTCTGGTTGATGATCGTATCGATCGCAACCGCTGTCTTTCCAGTCTGGCGATCGCCGATAATGAGTTCGCGCTGGCCGCGTCCAATCGGGATCATTCCATCAATTGCCTTGATACCGGTTTGCAGCGGTTCTTTAACGGGCTGCCTCTGCATCACACCAAGCGCCTTGCGTTCGAGCGGAAGATATCTCTCTGGTGTGATTTCCGGACCGCCATCGACCGGAATGCCGAGCGGATTGACCACGCGCCCCAACATGGCATCGCTGACCGGCATCGAGGCAATACGGCTGGTTCGGCGGACGGTATCCCCTTCCTTGACAAGGGTTTCATCACCAAACAAAACGGCGCCGACATTGTCCTCTTCGAGATTCAGGGCCATGCCGAGCACTCCATTCGGGAATTCCAGCAACTCACCAGCCATGACCTTCGAAAGACCATACACGCGTGCGACGCCATCGCCAATCATGAGCACCGTGCCCACGTCATAGACATCGACTTCTTTCTCAAACCCCGCCAGTTGCTGACGAAGAATGGCACTGACTTCATCCGGACGCACTGCTGCCATGATTACTTCTTCCTTGATTTCGTTTTCGGTACTGCGATCGGCTTCGCTACTAATTTTGGGAATCGAAACTTGATACTTCGTTTCGGATCGCCGGCATCAAGCCGGACGAGTTCCGTCGTGACGACAAACGATCCATTCTCTCGCGGAGATAGTCCACGATAAACCGTTTTGACAATGCCTACCCCTTTAACAAAGTACTTGGAAAGCTCTCCAAATCCGACCCGCGACTGAACGACAAGGGAGTGTGGAAATGTCCCCAACGAAGTCGTGACCGGTTCATCCAGCGAAATCACCTTTGTTCGGATCGTATCGTCAGCGTCATCTCGCCAGGAGGCTCCTACCCGCAGGGGATTCACCAACAGGATGTGACTCAGACCGTTGGAGACCGAGTGGTTCATAACTGCAACGATGACGGAGTCGTCGAGGTAATACTCGACTTCCTTACGCTTCGCACTATCCTGAGCGCCAGCGTGAAACGGAAATGAGGACGAGCACCGCAAAATGGGCAATCCCTGCAATGTTCGATTGGAGTCGCTGATGACCCGCTCGAAACTGAAGGTGGTATCGCTTTTTAATACTCTGCTATGTGCATCCATGATCTGGGAGATGGTGCGCATCATCCACTCAGCACCAAGGTTCGGCGGAAAAAAAAAGTATCCGACCGAATTGGAGTCTAGGTTACACGTTGGATGAAAGACCGCAGCAGGCATAATCCGGACCGATGGCTTTGCTGGTCTTCGCTGCTTATGCGTTCCATGAGATGGTTGGGTCACATGGGAAGGTTGGGTCCCAGGATTGGGTTGCTGCGCATGGACGGTCGAGACAAGTAAGACCGATGCAATGGAAAGAAGGCAAAGCAAGAAGACTCGCACAACAATCAATTCAAGATTGGCGAACCACCACGCTGAAATTGTTCGCGAAGCAATTCGAGTTGGTGGGAAAGGCTGGCATCGACCAACTCATCGCCAATCCGAGCGATGAATCCACCGCGAAGTTCAGGATCGAGCGAGAATGCCGGACGAATCCGTTTGCCAGTCATTCGTTCGAGCTTCGCCTGCACTTCGATCCTTTGCTCTTCCGACAATGTACTTGCGCTCTGAATACGCGCATGCAAAATGCCGCGACGGGCGTCAAGCATATTCAAAAACTCTTCCGCTGTCGCAAAGAGATATTCGGATCGGCCTTTACGAACCAGTAACGAAACGAACGCCATCGTCTGCTCTTGAAGCTGATGGTCGAAGATCTCCCGCAATACTTTGAGCTTCCGGTCTGGGCTCACGACCGGACTTCCTAGCAGGATCTTCAGTCCTCGCGAATCGCGAATGGTCTCTTCAAGAGAATGCATATCATCGGCAATTGGGTCGAGGATTTTAAGCTCCTCGGCCAATCCGATCAGTGCTAATGCATACCGATGTGCGATGCGTCGATTCATGCTGTGACTTTTGAGCGCTGATTATCTGGCATATCGGCGATCATCTTATTGATGACAGCGCGATGCCGGTCCTCATTCATGTTCTCATCCAGCAATTTGGATGTCGCCAGAATGGCAAGATCGGCGGCTTCCGAGCGAAGCTGACGGATCGCATGCTGCGTATCGTGTTCGATCTCCAGCCGCGCCTGTGCCAGCAATCGGGCCGCTTCGACCTTGGCTTTCTCGACCAGGTCCTTGCGCATTTTCTCGGCGTAGTCACGCCCTTCCTTCAGCGCTTTTTGGATTTCCGCTTCGGCAAGGACGCGTTCCTTTTGGTTTTCCGCGATCAGACGTTCCGCATCGGCGCGCGCCTGTTCTGCTCGGTCGAGCGAATCGGCAATCGCCTGCTCGCGTGTTTTCAACGACGCGAGCAACGGCTTCCATGCGGTCTTCCCCAAAATCACGAGGAGACCGATGAAGATGATGAACGTCCAGATCATCAGACCTGGGTTGATTTCAAGCATGCTCGTTCAGTAACGAGTAACGCGCAACAAGTAGCGAGTGATGACAAGCGGCAAAGGCCGCTCGCTACTCGTTACTCATCCACTCGTTACTTGGTCGCGAGAATGATGCAGATAACGAGCGCGAAGAGCGCGATACCTTCGATGAGCGCCGCGACGATGATCATCGTCGTGCGAAGACCGCCTGCCATCTCTGGCTGACGGGCCAATGACTCGATAGCCGACGAAACGAGCTTGCCGATACCTTGTCCTGCGCCGAGCACCGCAACACCCGCTCCGATTCCGGCTCCTAAGAATGCAAATCCTGCTGGATTCATAGTAGTCTATTGTCCTTTATGTAACGTAAATGCAACTGCCAAACGCTTATACGGACGAATGCGCATTTTGCTACGCATGGACCGTCCCGATCAGATGATCGCCATCCGGCGGATGTGGCAAGTCCTTGTCGTGAACATGCTCATCGTGCTCTGAGTGCGCCATCATCCCGATAAATACTGCCGACAGGGTCGTAAAAATGTACGCCTGCAGCACCGCAACGAAAATCTCTAACAGATAGACAAATAGCGAGAACGGCACCGTCACGAACGCGCCGACCGCCAGACTGTGAAACATGAATGTCAGGCAAATGAGCGACACGATGATGATGTGCCCTGCCGTCATGTTCGCAAAAAGACGAATCGCAAGTGCGAATGGCTTCGTGAATAGCCCCATGATCTCGATGGGCACCATGATGAGGAGCAGGAAGATCTTCATAAAGATCGAAAGCTCCATCTCATGCAATCCACCCGTCAGGTGGAGCAGAAACGTCTTAATACCCTGCGAGCGAATACCGACCACCTGGGTGACGATGAACGTGCAGACTGCGAGTGCCGCGGTGATCTCGAGCGAACTCGTCGCCGTGTGTCCGTATGGCAGCAGCCCACACAAGTTCACGATCATGAGGAAGAAGAACGTCGTGAGGAAATAAGGCAGAAGTTGTTCGCCATATGGTTCAGCGACGTTCGGCGAAACAATGTCGTCGCGCACGAATACGATAAGTACTTCGACCATATTCCGAAGCCCCTTTGGCACCAGCGATTTCTTGGCCTTGGACGCAGCGGTGCGCAGCACAACCAACGTGATGAGCGTTCCAAATAGCAAGAAGAACAAATTCGACGTGATCGAAAGGTCTAATCCGATCGGATGGCCGTCCTTACGGATCGCCTTCCCCTTCTCGCCAATCGGCGAGGCTTCCTTGCTCATATCGGTCGTGTAGACACCCGTCGAAACTAAGGAAGACTCACTGCCAAAATAGTGGAAGCTACCTTGGTCGAAGAACATATACGGCAGTGGCACCTTGCCAAAATGAACCGGGCCGGCATCGAGGGTAAAATCGAGGGTGTGGTGGTTGCCCAGAAATCCGAACCCTTCATTGAAGAAGTTCGGCTTGGCCGCCTCGGCTGGGGCAGTCTGGGACGAGGTTAACGCGATCGTATCCTGGCCTTCCATCATTGCCCGAGCAGCTTCCCTTTGTTGTGGATGTAGGCGATCTCAATCACCAGATAGGAGAAATACGTCGCGAGCAATCCAATTATCACCCCGGCGCCGTTCATCTTCAGGATGAGGTACCCGACGCAAAATGCAATGAGCAAATTGAACATGCGGACGATCACACTCATGATCGCAACCGTAAAAAAGATCATGTTCGGCTGCTCGAATGCCCACTCGGTGATCAGGAAGCTGACGAAACTGGTGACGATCGGGAATGCCATCCCAAAATAACACGCCTGCATGAACGCCGGAGTTGCCAGGAAATACATCAGGACTGTGGCCACGGCAACCAGTGCAAACGTCAGGCGGTAGTACTGCCGGAGGAAGAACCGGGTCGCCTCCTGGCTGGCCAGAAGCTCTGTCACGCTCCGCACGGCAAGCTTGCTAGCTGGCAGGGCCATGGCGGAAGTCTTCGGTCGTAAGCTCAAATCGTCTCTCTCTCGCTGTATTGTTGTCATGGACGGGAGATTTCTGGCTTGCTTTACGCAAATCTCACCC
This genomic window from Bacteroidota bacterium contains:
- the atpF gene encoding F0F1 ATP synthase subunit B, whose amino-acid sequence is MLEINPGLMIWTFIIFIGLLVILGKTAWKPLLASLKTREQAIADSLDRAEQARADAERLIAENQKERVLAEAEIQKALKEGRDYAEKMRKDLVEKAKVEAARLLAQARLEIEHDTQHAIRQLRSEAADLAILATSKLLDENMNEDRHRAVINKMIADMPDNQRSKVTA
- the atpE gene encoding ATP synthase F0 subunit C, translating into MNPAGFAFLGAGIGAGVAVLGAGQGIGKLVSSAIESLARQPEMAGGLRTTMIIVAALIEGIALFALVICIILATK
- the atpB gene encoding F0F1 ATP synthase subunit A, with translation MMEGQDTIALTSSQTAPAEAAKPNFFNEGFGFLGNHHTLDFTLDAGPVHFGKVPLPYMFFDQGSFHYFGSESSLVSTGVYTTDMSKEASPIGEKGKAIRKDGHPIGLDLSITSNLFFLLFGTLITLVVLRTAASKAKKSLVPKGLRNMVEVLIVFVRDDIVSPNVAEPYGEQLLPYFLTTFFFLMIVNLCGLLPYGHTATSSLEITAALAVCTFIVTQVVGIRSQGIKTFLLHLTGGLHEMELSIFMKIFLLLIMVPIEIMGLFTKPFALAIRLFANMTAGHIIIVSLICLTFMFHSLAVGAFVTVPFSLFVYLLEIFVAVLQAYIFTTLSAVFIGMMAHSEHDEHVHDKDLPHPPDGDHLIGTVHA